One Echinicola strongylocentroti DNA window includes the following coding sequences:
- a CDS encoding FtsL-like putative cell division protein: MEGNTFKKKIKKRGGNENRTPGKPANSRNVFALIEEKLKMSNILGDGIPVRLVPPFLYAAFIALIYIWSNHKAESTIREIEELQQEVEDLRADVTTLEAEYMFSSKQSEVARKIKVLNIYEIEEPPKKIIKDK; encoded by the coding sequence ATGGAAGGAAATACTTTTAAGAAGAAAATAAAGAAAAGGGGAGGCAATGAAAACCGAACGCCAGGCAAGCCTGCCAATAGCAGGAATGTCTTTGCGCTGATCGAGGAAAAGCTAAAGATGAGCAATATCCTGGGGGATGGGATTCCGGTGAGGTTGGTGCCTCCATTTCTGTATGCCGCCTTTATTGCACTGATTTATATCTGGAGCAATCACAAAGCGGAAAGCACTATTCGTGAGATTGAAGAGCTGCAGCAGGAAGTGGAAGATCTCCGCGCCGATGTGACCACACTGGAAGCGGAATACATGTTTAGCAGTAAGCAATCAGAAGTAGCAAGAAAGATAAAAGTTTTAAACATTTACGAAATCGAAGAACCTCCGAAAAAGATCATAAAGGATAAATGA
- the rsmH gene encoding 16S rRNA (cytosine(1402)-N(4))-methyltransferase RsmH has protein sequence MSATAYHIPVMLHQCVEGMAIRPDGVYVDLTFGGGGHSKEILKHLGPEGRLYGFDQDEDALANAPDDDRFTFVQANFRDLARYLRLYGVSKVDGILADLGISSHQIDEPSRGFSTRFDGSLDMRMNQLGSLTAHDVLKTYEETALHKLFGIYGEVKNAKSLAQAVVTERANRPIETIEQFKELLKKLAPRGREFKYFAQVFQALRIEVNDEMGALEDMLEQTITVLKPEGRLVVMSYHSLEDRLVKNFINKGKFQGEVEKDFYGNLIRPLEPVTRKAVQASPEEVADNNRARSAKLRIAKKV, from the coding sequence ATGAGTGCAACAGCCTATCATATACCAGTAATGCTTCACCAATGCGTGGAGGGAATGGCCATTCGTCCAGATGGGGTCTATGTGGACCTTACTTTTGGAGGGGGCGGACATTCCAAGGAAATACTGAAACACTTGGGACCAGAGGGAAGGTTGTACGGATTTGATCAAGATGAAGACGCCTTGGCCAATGCTCCTGATGACGATCGGTTCACGTTTGTGCAGGCAAATTTCAGGGACCTTGCCAGGTACCTAAGGCTGTATGGGGTGAGTAAGGTGGACGGGATTTTGGCAGATCTTGGGATTTCCTCCCACCAGATCGATGAACCTTCAAGGGGCTTCAGTACCCGCTTTGATGGCAGCTTGGACATGCGAATGAACCAGTTGGGAAGTTTGACTGCCCATGATGTGCTGAAAACTTATGAGGAAACAGCCCTCCATAAGCTTTTTGGTATTTACGGGGAAGTGAAAAACGCAAAGTCCCTGGCGCAAGCGGTGGTGACAGAACGTGCCAACAGGCCGATTGAAACCATAGAGCAGTTTAAGGAACTGCTAAAAAAACTAGCTCCCAGAGGACGGGAGTTCAAGTATTTTGCTCAGGTGTTCCAAGCCTTGAGGATTGAAGTGAATGACGAGATGGGGGCTTTGGAGGATATGCTGGAGCAGACTATAACCGTGCTCAAGCCTGAGGGAAGGCTGGTGGTGATGAGTTATCATTCCCTAGAGGACCGATTGGTGAAGAATTTTATCAACAAGGGGAAATTCCAAGGGGAGGTAGAAAAGGATTTTTATGGAAACCTGATTCGACCGTTGGAGCCTGTCACACGGAAAGCCGTACAGGCAAGCCCAGAGGAAGTGGCCGATAATAACAGGGCACGAAGTGCCAAATTGAGAATAGCAAAAAAAGTATAG
- the mraZ gene encoding division/cell wall cluster transcriptional repressor MraZ: protein MGNFSSEYYCKLDAKGRLVLPAKLKAALPETFGNELVMRRGFDPCLVLYPMNEYRKLDNKVSALDDFDHKQRNFKRSFYRGNTEIELDAAGRFLIPKPLLGFAGISKEVIVVGMGKTIEIWDPERYDNFLINDPEVFAEQAREYLSDAKK, encoded by the coding sequence ATGGGGAATTTCTCTAGCGAATATTATTGCAAGCTTGACGCCAAAGGACGTCTGGTTTTGCCTGCCAAGCTAAAGGCGGCATTACCCGAGACTTTTGGTAATGAGCTTGTTATGCGTAGAGGTTTTGACCCATGTCTGGTGCTCTACCCCATGAACGAGTACCGCAAGCTAGATAACAAAGTTTCTGCGCTGGATGACTTTGATCACAAACAAAGAAATTTTAAGCGGAGTTTTTATCGCGGTAATACCGAAATAGAATTGGATGCTGCCGGGAGATTTTTGATACCCAAGCCCTTGCTAGGGTTTGCGGGCATAAGCAAGGAAGTGATAGTAGTAGGAATGGGAAAGACCATTGAGATTTGGGATCCGGAACGATACGATAACTTCCTGATCAATGATCCGGAAGTATTTGCCGAGCAGGCAAGGGAATATTTGTCAGATGCTAAGAAATGA
- a CDS encoding polyprenyl synthetase family protein, with protein sequence MKPDLKQIQAPIAEEMIDFEKKFRSFMKSKVKLLDHITSYIVKRKGKQMRPMFVFLTAGVTGRIGESTYRGAALIELLHTATLVHDDVVDDANYRRGFFSVNALWKNKIAVLVGDYLLSRGLLLSVDNGDFDLLKEVSNAVREMSEGELLQIAKARNLDITEEVYYTIIRQKTASLIASCCAVGALTSGADADTVEKMREFGEKVGMAFQIKDDLFDYGEDEVGKPVGIDIKEKKMTLPLIYALNHAGWADKKRIIYLIRNKNEDKKAVNQVIDFVKASGGLEYAQEVMTQFFEEALSILHSQPDSDYKESLENLVKYTIERKK encoded by the coding sequence ATGAAGCCAGACCTTAAACAAATACAAGCCCCCATAGCTGAGGAAATGATCGACTTCGAAAAGAAGTTTCGTTCTTTTATGAAGAGCAAGGTTAAGCTTTTGGATCATATCACCAGTTATATTGTCAAGAGGAAGGGGAAGCAGATGCGTCCGATGTTTGTCTTCTTGACGGCAGGGGTCACGGGAAGGATCGGTGAATCCACTTACCGTGGTGCCGCCCTGATCGAATTGCTCCATACGGCGACCTTGGTTCACGATGATGTGGTGGATGATGCCAATTACCGTCGAGGTTTTTTTTCGGTAAATGCCCTTTGGAAAAATAAAATTGCTGTCCTGGTGGGGGACTACCTGCTTTCCAGGGGCTTGCTCCTTAGTGTGGATAATGGAGATTTTGACCTCTTGAAGGAGGTGTCCAATGCCGTTAGGGAGATGAGTGAGGGAGAGCTGTTACAGATCGCCAAGGCCCGAAACCTTGATATTACCGAAGAGGTATATTACACCATTATCCGTCAGAAAACCGCGAGCTTGATCGCTTCTTGCTGTGCCGTCGGTGCGCTCACTTCTGGGGCGGATGCCGATACGGTGGAGAAAATGCGGGAGTTTGGGGAGAAAGTGGGAATGGCTTTTCAGATCAAAGATGATCTTTTTGATTATGGTGAGGATGAGGTGGGCAAGCCTGTGGGAATTGATATCAAAGAAAAGAAGATGACACTGCCGCTGATCTATGCCTTGAACCATGCAGGCTGGGCGGACAAGAAAAGGATTATCTACCTTATTCGGAACAAAAACGAAGATAAAAAGGCTGTCAATCAGGTGATTGACTTTGTGAAAGCTTCTGGAGGATTAGAGTATGCCCAAGAAGTGATGACGCAATTTTTTGAAGAAGCATTAAGCATTTTGCACAGCCAGCCAGATTCAGATTATAAGGAATCGTTAGAGAATTTGGTAAAATATACCATAGAGCGTAAAAAGTAG
- a CDS encoding lipid A deacylase LpxR family protein, producing MKKLKQIFFFLCFLYFSLQITFAQEGKEKIRKHQFSLQVDNDALAFTHFDRYYTHGVFLAYSHYLSRDSRLHARISQQIYTPEKYTSEDIRIYDRPYAGVLFGEVGYQYLMDRGWLRGDLLLGKIGPGSKAEDVQVWYHTLFGFPQPKGWKYQIQSGGLVNLKLQAAFNVVRTRKFEFWLQPNVAMGNYDRSLGLTPSIRIGKFNTAKNSFISGSRVGRSARREAYFQAGVHYKRVYWNATLQGTSESSAFDLATMDPIKSVSEYFAQLVVAYPKVGFAYRFFYRTQETTLAEGQLLGSLYFYYTF from the coding sequence TTGAAGAAGCTCAAACAAATCTTCTTTTTCTTATGTTTTTTATATTTTTCCCTGCAAATTACCTTTGCGCAGGAGGGAAAGGAGAAAATACGGAAACACCAGTTTTCGCTGCAAGTGGACAATGACGCCTTGGCATTTACCCATTTTGACAGGTATTATACCCATGGCGTTTTTTTGGCATATTCTCATTACCTTTCTCGTGATAGCCGGCTCCATGCCCGCATCTCGCAGCAGATCTATACTCCCGAAAAGTACACTTCAGAAGATATCAGGATCTATGACCGGCCTTATGCTGGCGTGTTGTTTGGGGAGGTGGGTTACCAATACCTGATGGATCGGGGCTGGCTGCGAGGGGACTTGCTGTTGGGCAAAATAGGGCCGGGCTCCAAGGCTGAGGATGTACAGGTATGGTACCACACCTTGTTTGGCTTTCCCCAGCCCAAGGGTTGGAAGTACCAGATTCAGAGCGGAGGTCTTGTCAATTTAAAATTACAGGCCGCCTTTAATGTGGTGAGGACTCGGAAGTTTGAATTTTGGCTTCAGCCAAATGTGGCGATGGGGAATTATGATAGGAGTTTGGGGCTGACACCATCGATTAGGATTGGTAAATTCAATACAGCAAAGAACAGTTTCATCAGTGGGAGCAGGGTAGGTCGTTCGGCGCGACGGGAGGCGTATTTTCAAGCTGGTGTTCACTATAAGCGTGTCTACTGGAATGCGACGCTGCAAGGAACGAGTGAGTCCTCTGCTTTTGACCTGGCGACAATGGATCCGATAAAAAGTGTCAGCGAGTACTTTGCCCAGTTAGTGGTGGCCTATCCCAAAGTGGGCTTTGCCTATCGGTTTTTTTACAGGACCCAAGAGACTACCTTGGCAGAAGGACAGCTGCTGGGAAGCCTGTATTTTTATTATACCTTTTGA
- a CDS encoding 1-acyl-sn-glycerol-3-phosphate acyltransferase, protein MTDDYIKQKYDPILPRKDEWPVVKLAKSRKDFIQSVATISKEKIISMTGNNLDLLKEELETTLYREKLRVKQNPWLVDPDDEDEFWSGVKSALVQASSESHSSEEEKKANYHKILDSITTRYSEEIASNFKHSHYKATRKMVTFGFSRLLNAARVKGFGSIFSKQYTLQDKIQIIGETEQLRNLAAKGTIVMVPTHFSNLDSILIGWTISTLGMPPFLYGAGLNLFNIQIFAYFMDALGAYKVDRRKKNLLYLETLKTYSSEAIQFGCHSLFFPGGTRSRSGKIENKLKLGLLSTAVEAQRANYEKGFNDISGKVFIVPVSINYHFTLEAPSLIREYLSLTGQERYYKETDEFSTSYKISKFLIKFFTKGSDISVSIGQAMDILGNYVDKDGSSIDKDGRIIDCRDYFMSNGKVSVDPQREEVYSQLLGERIVEEFHKINRVFSSHLVAFTAFEMIKKQNSKMDLFSLLRLPEEDLVISYSDFRSNCQRVLNRLMEIRSKGLVHVAPHLKQDIDAIIAHGLANVGMYHAKRPLIRTDDDLITTQDMSLLYYYHNRLDGYDLEKLFK, encoded by the coding sequence TTGACTGACGATTATATCAAACAAAAATACGACCCGATTCTTCCCCGCAAAGATGAGTGGCCGGTGGTGAAGTTAGCCAAAAGCCGTAAGGATTTTATCCAAAGCGTGGCGACTATCAGCAAGGAAAAGATCATCAGCATGACGGGGAACAACCTCGACTTGCTCAAGGAAGAATTGGAGACAACGCTCTATCGGGAGAAGCTTCGTGTCAAACAAAACCCTTGGCTCGTCGACCCTGATGACGAAGATGAGTTCTGGTCGGGTGTAAAATCAGCCTTGGTACAGGCATCCTCCGAAAGCCATAGCTCCGAGGAGGAAAAAAAAGCGAATTACCACAAAATCCTGGACAGCATCACTACCCGGTACTCCGAAGAAATCGCCAGTAACTTCAAACACAGCCACTACAAAGCCACCCGAAAAATGGTGACCTTTGGGTTTTCACGGTTACTGAATGCGGCAAGGGTAAAAGGCTTTGGCTCCATCTTCAGTAAGCAATATACCCTACAGGACAAAATCCAAATCATCGGCGAGACCGAACAGCTGAGAAACCTGGCTGCCAAAGGAACCATCGTCATGGTACCCACCCACTTCAGCAACTTGGACAGCATCCTTATCGGCTGGACGATAAGCACTTTGGGCATGCCCCCTTTCTTGTACGGTGCGGGGCTGAACCTTTTCAACATACAGATTTTTGCCTATTTCATGGACGCCTTGGGCGCCTACAAGGTGGACCGAAGGAAAAAAAACCTGCTGTACCTGGAAACCTTAAAAACCTACTCCAGTGAAGCCATCCAATTTGGCTGTCACAGTTTGTTTTTCCCCGGAGGCACCCGTTCCAGAAGCGGAAAAATAGAAAATAAACTCAAACTAGGCCTGCTGAGCACAGCCGTAGAAGCACAACGCGCCAATTACGAAAAAGGCTTCAACGACATTAGCGGAAAAGTATTTATCGTCCCCGTCAGCATCAATTACCACTTTACCCTGGAAGCGCCAAGTTTGATCCGTGAATACCTCAGCCTCACAGGACAGGAGCGTTATTACAAGGAAACGGACGAGTTCTCGACCAGCTACAAAATCTCCAAGTTCCTGATCAAATTCTTCACCAAAGGATCGGATATTTCCGTATCCATAGGCCAAGCAATGGACATCTTGGGAAATTACGTGGACAAGGACGGCAGCAGCATCGATAAAGATGGCCGCATCATTGATTGCCGTGATTATTTCATGTCCAATGGCAAAGTCAGCGTAGATCCACAACGGGAAGAAGTCTACAGCCAACTACTTGGTGAACGGATCGTGGAAGAATTCCATAAGATCAACAGGGTATTCAGCAGTCACCTAGTGGCTTTTACGGCCTTTGAGATGATCAAAAAGCAAAACAGTAAGATGGATCTCTTCAGCCTGCTGCGCTTGCCAGAAGAAGACCTGGTGATCAGCTACAGTGACTTCCGCTCTAACTGCCAGCGGGTACTCAATCGACTAATGGAAATCCGCTCAAAGGGATTGGTCCATGTGGCTCCACACCTCAAGCAAGACATCGATGCGATCATTGCCCACGGCCTGGCCAATGTAGGGATGTATCATGCCAAAAGGCCGCTGATCAGGACGGACGACGACCTTATCACGACCCAGGACATGAGCCTTTTGTATTATTACCACAACAGACTGGATGGTTATGACCTCGAAAAACTCTTCAAATAA
- a CDS encoding NAD(P)H-dependent glycerol-3-phosphate dehydrogenase produces the protein MTSKNSSNNNEKPVGVIGIGSFGTAIANILAEKNNVIVYARKQEVVDEINHHHSAEGRDLNPGITATTDPEHLCETCEVMFPVVSSSGFRDVMRKFAPYLHPYHILIHGTKGLVLNLPEGKNLDNVSKIHRENIWTMSEVIQNETVVVRVGCLAGPNLAKELAMGQPAATVVASRFNEVILEGQRLLRSDRFQVYGNQDIIGVELSGVLKNTIAIASGALAGLGLGENAKGLLISRGMVEMIHLGNALGGQTQSFVGLAGIGDLVTTCSSTFSRNYTVGYRLAKGETLDAINASMDEVAEGINTVRLLQTFLEGTGMRAPITENLYKVLFEGFKVEDALYYLMKYPFNVDIDFL, from the coding sequence ATGACCTCGAAAAACTCTTCAAATAACAATGAAAAACCAGTAGGTGTTATTGGTATCGGCAGCTTCGGTACCGCCATTGCCAATATCCTGGCGGAAAAGAACAATGTCATCGTCTATGCCCGTAAACAGGAAGTGGTGGACGAGATCAACCATCATCACAGTGCTGAAGGCAGGGACTTGAACCCAGGCATTACCGCCACTACTGATCCTGAGCACCTCTGCGAAACGTGCGAAGTGATGTTTCCGGTGGTATCCTCTTCCGGGTTTCGCGATGTCATGCGGAAGTTTGCCCCCTACTTGCATCCCTACCATATCCTGATTCATGGCACCAAAGGACTGGTGCTCAACCTCCCCGAAGGAAAAAACCTGGACAACGTATCCAAGATCCACCGCGAAAACATCTGGACGATGAGCGAGGTCATCCAAAACGAAACCGTCGTGGTCCGTGTAGGCTGCTTGGCAGGCCCTAACTTGGCCAAGGAGCTCGCCATGGGACAACCCGCCGCCACCGTAGTCGCCAGCCGCTTTAACGAAGTCATCCTCGAAGGCCAACGACTTCTCCGCTCGGACCGTTTTCAGGTCTATGGCAACCAAGACATCATCGGCGTAGAACTCAGCGGAGTACTCAAAAACACCATCGCCATCGCCTCAGGAGCACTGGCAGGACTGGGACTGGGAGAAAATGCCAAAGGGCTGCTCATCTCCCGCGGCATGGTAGAAATGATCCACTTGGGCAATGCACTGGGCGGCCAGACGCAGTCTTTTGTAGGACTGGCGGGCATCGGAGACTTGGTCACCACTTGCAGCTCCACCTTCTCCAGGAACTATACGGTGGGCTATCGGCTCGCCAAAGGAGAAACCTTGGACGCCATTAATGCCAGCATGGACGAAGTGGCCGAGGGGATCAATACAGTGAGACTGCTCCAAACCTTCCTAGAAGGAACCGGCATGCGCGCGCCCATCACCGAAAACCTGTACAAAGTACTCTTCGAAGGATTTAAGGTAGAAGATGCACTGTACTACTTGATGAAATATCCGTTCAATGTGGACATCGATTTCCTGTAA
- a CDS encoding SMP-30/gluconolactonase/LRE family protein: MNAKSPMKTLSFSILSTLLLAALACSANKSALLLTGTAPTLVSDEFTFTEGPAVAPNGDVYFTDQPNNRIYHWSAETGEVTLYMENAGRANGLYVDHQGNLLACADENFQLWQIDQNKEVNVLADGFDQKNFNGPNDLWVDKKGGVYFTDPYYQREYWTRQAPDMEQQRVYYRSPEGDIKVVADHFVRPNGIIGTKKGKTLYIADIGDKKTYRYDVQKDGSLGDPQLFVSMGSDGMTIDENGNIYLTGNGVTIFNPEGEQIGQVPIPQKWTANVTFGGKERKTLFITAGPAVYTLKLNVSGVQ; this comes from the coding sequence ATGAATGCAAAAAGCCCCATGAAAACCTTATCATTTAGTATCCTTTCTACCTTACTGCTGGCGGCACTGGCCTGCTCTGCCAACAAGTCCGCACTACTCCTGACTGGCACGGCACCCACCTTGGTATCCGATGAATTCACTTTTACGGAAGGCCCTGCCGTAGCACCAAATGGTGACGTTTACTTCACCGACCAGCCCAACAACCGTATTTATCATTGGTCGGCAGAGACTGGGGAGGTGACGCTTTATATGGAAAACGCTGGACGTGCCAATGGACTTTATGTAGACCACCAGGGCAATTTGCTCGCTTGTGCTGATGAAAACTTCCAGCTTTGGCAAATTGATCAAAACAAAGAGGTCAACGTATTGGCAGATGGTTTTGACCAGAAAAACTTCAATGGGCCCAACGACCTGTGGGTGGACAAGAAAGGCGGTGTCTACTTTACGGATCCCTATTATCAGCGGGAATACTGGACCCGACAAGCCCCGGACATGGAGCAACAACGTGTCTATTACCGTTCGCCAGAGGGAGATATCAAGGTGGTGGCAGACCACTTCGTCAGACCAAACGGCATCATCGGCACCAAAAAAGGAAAGACGCTCTACATCGCTGATATTGGCGACAAAAAAACCTATCGCTATGACGTCCAAAAAGACGGTAGCCTTGGTGATCCCCAGCTATTTGTCAGCATGGGATCGGACGGCATGACCATCGATGAAAATGGAAATATTTACTTAACCGGCAATGGCGTGACGATCTTCAACCCTGAAGGTGAGCAAATCGGCCAAGTACCCATTCCCCAAAAATGGACCGCCAATGTCACCTTTGGCGGCAAAGAACGCAAAACCCTCTTCATCACCGCCGGACCTGCCGTCTACACCCTTAAACTAAACGTCTCCGGGGTACAGTAA
- a CDS encoding lipid II:glycine glycyltransferase FemX, whose protein sequence is MTCTAERKSVDQINTTNILPQTPFWAKVKNKQGFKPNGFRLTVSKELLEPDASSPQQLEEDLLILIKDIGEGHCFAYVPYGPKLEPRFEHQGLFLEKLSESLKPHLPETCVFIRYDLLWENQWAGEEEFYDSQGNWQGPPSAQTQEFRVNFNTDHWNLRKSPGDALPKNTFFLDLARGPEELLYEMRYNTRYNIRQASKKGVEVREHGVDKLDDWYALYEETALRKGITYQTKGYFLELFAQQDEEVRVCLLMAAHEGQELASMLLVLSHKRATYLFGASASDKRQAMASYALQWEAIKRAKEFGCEEYDMFGCAPNLDRSHPLHGVHLYKKGFGGQLFHRMGCWDYPFREEEYEMFKAQEMYH, encoded by the coding sequence ATGACCTGTACTGCGGAGCGAAAATCAGTTGACCAAATCAATACGACCAATATTTTGCCACAGACTCCTTTCTGGGCAAAGGTCAAAAATAAGCAGGGCTTCAAGCCGAATGGCTTTCGGCTGACGGTGTCCAAGGAACTGTTGGAGCCGGATGCGTCCTCTCCCCAGCAGTTGGAGGAGGATTTGCTGATCCTGATCAAGGATATTGGGGAAGGGCATTGTTTTGCTTATGTGCCTTATGGCCCCAAGCTGGAGCCTCGGTTTGAGCACCAGGGGCTTTTCTTGGAGAAGCTGTCGGAATCGTTGAAGCCGCATTTGCCAGAAACTTGCGTTTTTATTCGCTACGATCTCCTTTGGGAAAACCAATGGGCCGGTGAGGAGGAGTTTTACGATTCCCAAGGCAACTGGCAGGGGCCGCCTTCTGCGCAGACGCAGGAATTCCGTGTCAATTTCAATACGGACCACTGGAACCTTCGCAAGAGCCCGGGTGACGCCCTACCGAAAAACACCTTCTTTCTGGATTTGGCACGAGGGCCGGAAGAGCTGCTGTATGAGATGCGCTACAATACGCGCTACAATATCCGTCAGGCCAGTAAGAAGGGTGTGGAAGTACGTGAGCACGGCGTGGACAAGCTGGATGACTGGTATGCGCTCTATGAAGAAACGGCCCTGCGGAAGGGAATTACCTACCAAACGAAAGGTTACTTCTTGGAGCTGTTTGCGCAGCAGGATGAGGAGGTTCGGGTGTGTTTGCTGATGGCAGCGCATGAAGGACAGGAGCTGGCTTCGATGCTGCTGGTGCTGAGCCATAAGCGGGCGACCTATCTTTTTGGAGCCTCTGCCTCTGACAAGCGGCAGGCCATGGCCAGCTATGCCCTTCAGTGGGAAGCGATCAAGCGTGCCAAGGAGTTTGGGTGTGAAGAGTATGATATGTTTGGCTGTGCGCCCAACCTGGACCGCTCCCACCCCTTGCACGGAGTCCACCTTTACAAAAAAGGCTTTGGTGGCCAGCTTTTTCACCGGATGGGGTGCTGGGATTACCCGTTTCGGGAGGAAGAATATGAGATGTTCAAGGCCCAGGAAATGTATCATTGA
- a CDS encoding HNH endonuclease, with translation MIKLDRIPRPVELTTKLQGELTTEFKLTGKSVWNLDFIKKGLLSFSNDKCCYCEANIKEESKYLEVEHFHHKDKYKDEVLEWENLLPSCKKCNGTKNNHDTIIEPIIDPSIVDPKNHLKYWRYRIKGVDDLGRLTVSVLNLNDQDRLVKKRFEIGNAIQDKLEQLNELIDDYINGIQTSTRRKNRVVNGIKNLMKEGLPTAIYSATSATIILTDTEYSTLKSKLTQESLWDKELELLEIELGKSALELGK, from the coding sequence ATGATTAAGTTAGACAGAATACCAAGGCCTGTCGAACTTACAACCAAACTACAAGGAGAATTAACTACCGAGTTTAAATTGACAGGAAAATCAGTTTGGAATTTAGATTTCATAAAAAAGGGGTTGTTATCATTTTCAAATGATAAATGCTGTTACTGTGAAGCAAACATAAAAGAAGAAAGCAAATATTTAGAAGTCGAACACTTTCATCATAAAGATAAATATAAAGATGAAGTACTAGAATGGGAGAATTTGTTGCCTTCATGTAAAAAGTGTAATGGAACAAAAAATAATCATGATACTATAATTGAACCTATAATTGACCCAAGTATTGTTGACCCTAAAAATCATCTAAAATATTGGAGGTATAGGATTAAAGGTGTGGATGACTTAGGTAGACTAACTGTATCAGTATTAAATCTAAATGACCAAGATAGGTTAGTGAAGAAAAGATTTGAAATTGGTAACGCAATTCAGGATAAATTAGAACAACTTAATGAATTAATTGACGATTATATTAACGGAATTCAAACTAGTACAAGACGAAAAAATAGAGTTGTAAACGGAATAAAGAATCTTATGAAAGAAGGATTGCCTACGGCAATTTATTCCGCTACATCTGCAACTATAATCCTAACTGATACAGAATATAGTACTTTAAAAAGTAAGTTAACCCAAGAAAGTCTTTGGGATAAGGAACTCGAGTTACTTGAAATTGAACTTGGAAAAAGTGCTTTGGAACTTGGAAAATAA
- a CDS encoding AAA family ATPase, whose product MIRINNIDITAIGPIKELKLNFDNHFNIICGQNGIGKTTILDCLAQSFGVNRTSVKRTAGLDKGNWTVEVKISGQNQKKSFDITVFHPNENTYNSIGFYENSNDIIVFKTHRDIPYQHLSSLSTDPQKDNNKFAKETMTGSLPSDLKNWFVNRHLWSAHENHLDESQLKNIELAKECFNLLNPQISFNKVNPNSNDIMLNTVNGEIYFEYLSSGYKSCMAVLIGLIKEIEFRYKNPSKFIKDFDGIVFIDEIDLHLHPEWQARIYDVLKIILPNAQVFTSTHSPHIVQVAKPKEIIALTLDSKDEIKLNKIINQEYGCQGWTVEEILTDVMGMSETRTPDYINALSKFSEAVDKDDFKTAKTQFVILDAMLHPENSMRKILKIQLTGLSTDD is encoded by the coding sequence ATGATAAGAATAAACAATATTGACATCACAGCAATTGGACCAATTAAAGAGTTGAAACTGAACTTTGATAACCATTTCAATATTATCTGTGGTCAAAATGGTATAGGTAAAACAACCATATTAGATTGTTTAGCTCAATCATTTGGAGTAAATCGAACATCGGTCAAAAGAACAGCAGGATTAGACAAAGGTAATTGGACGGTTGAAGTGAAGATTTCAGGTCAAAATCAAAAAAAATCTTTCGATATTACTGTATTTCATCCGAATGAAAACACATATAATTCAATTGGGTTTTATGAAAACTCAAATGATATAATAGTTTTCAAAACACACAGGGATATACCCTATCAGCACTTGAGTTCATTAAGTACAGACCCTCAGAAAGACAACAATAAATTTGCAAAAGAAACAATGACAGGATCATTACCAAGTGATCTGAAAAATTGGTTTGTAAATAGACACTTATGGTCAGCTCATGAGAATCACTTAGACGAGAGTCAATTAAAAAACATTGAGCTTGCTAAGGAATGTTTTAATCTTCTCAATCCTCAAATTTCATTCAATAAGGTTAATCCAAATTCGAATGACATAATGCTCAATACTGTAAACGGAGAAATCTACTTTGAGTATTTGTCATCAGGTTACAAATCATGCATGGCTGTATTGATTGGATTAATAAAAGAAATAGAGTTTAGGTACAAGAATCCCAGTAAATTCATCAAAGACTTTGATGGTATTGTTTTCATTGATGAAATTGATTTACACCTTCATCCAGAGTGGCAAGCAAGGATTTATGATGTCTTGAAAATAATTTTACCAAACGCTCAAGTTTTTACCTCTACACACAGCCCTCATATAGTTCAAGTTGCAAAACCAAAAGAAATAATTGCTCTGACACTTGATAGCAAAGATGAAATCAAGCTAAATAAAATAATAAATCAAGAATATGGTTGTCAAGGTTGGACTGTTGAAGAAATTCTAACTGATGTTATGGGGATGTCAGAAACCAGAACACCTGACTATATTAATGCGTTAAGTAAATTTAGTGAAGCAGTAGATAAAGATGATTTTAAAACTGCAAAAACTCAATTTGTGATTTTAGATGCTATGTTGCATCCAGAAAATTCAATGAGAAAAATATTAAAAATTCAATTAACAGGACTTTCGACAGATGATTAA
- a CDS encoding tyrosine-type recombinase/integrase translates to MVGIKVFATHLLDRGTDLRYIQQLLGHQSPNTTAIYTHVSTKKFAKH, encoded by the coding sequence ATGGTGGGAATAAAGGTGTTTGCCACACATTTATTGGACAGGGGGACGGACTTACGTTATATTCAGCAATTGCTGGGGCATCAAAGTCCCAATACAACGGCTATTTATACACATGTATCGACCAAAAAATTTGCAAAACATTAA